The nucleotide window TAGGTCTGGTTTCTAACCGAATCATCAATGAAATCGACGGTATCTCACGTGTTGTTTACGATATCTCTGGTAAGCCACCAGCGACTATCGAGTGGGAATAATCAGCTAGATTGATTCGCGAATAAAAAAAGCCTGCACTCGCAGGCTTTTTTGTATTCATAACACTTATTGATTTAACGCTGATATATTTTCAATCCGCTAATTGGCAGCCGTCGGTTATTTTATAAGCATTGCTTTATTGCAATACGTTGCTTTTTCAAAGTCGCTAATATTCATCGCAATATTGGCTATCTCAGGAAACAAGCTGACAAGCTTAGCCACCATGTTTTGTGATAACGTGGCTTTTTGCTCCGTCGTGCGGCCTTGCATGATATGAGCAAATACATGAATAAAATCGTCTCGTTTATTACCTACCGAGTAGGTTTTAAACGTGGTTAGTCTTACTTTGATATCGCTCTCTTCAAATAAGCCGCTAGCGCTTGCGACTCGATGCAGTTGTTGCAGAATAAACTGTTCATCGTAAGATTTAAGGACGCTATCAGAGCAGTCCATAACAAAATGTGGCATTAATTTTCCATTCTAAGATGTTCAGGAACTAAGTTATCGTTATTGTACGACGAACGTCACGGTTACGTTCGCTGAGTAGGTGACCTTCTCAAAAGATGAGTCCGCAGATTGTTGCTGGTAAGAGTCGGATAAGCTCGCTTGTTTTATTCGGCTTCCGGTTATTTCTATTCTCTCAATATCATCTTCTTCAAAAGAGGAACGATCATTAAAAGATATCGCTTTTAAATCGATGCCCAATGATTGTGCGTAAAAATCTTTTTGCGCTAACACTTTATTGAGGGCGCTTTGTTTAGCTTTTTGTATATAAGCGTCTTTTTCAGAGTGCTCAAAATCGGTATTTATTAACGTGACTTCATCGTGAGCGTCGACTATTTTGGCAATACTTTGGAAGCCCAATTCATTGTCAATACGCACAGTGACGGTGTTCGCCACTTTATAGTTATCTGGCTTATCACCAAACCAGCCGTAATCTGGAGACGTTGAAAACTTTGAGTTTTTAATCTGATCAGAATGAATACCATCAGCGGTTAAAGTGGCTGAAATGTCATTCCTTAGCTTGCTGTTTTTTTGTAAAGACATGGCTAATTTTTTATCTTCGGTTGTGATCAGCATGCTTATTACCGCCACATCTTTAAAAGCTATTTCTTCAGCACTTTGTGTAATTGAAATGGTTTTAACGTCAGGATGAAAAAAACTCTTTAGCTCACTGGGGCTGCCTTTTAACTCTGGTTCCGCGAACGCAGAAAATGAACACAGTGCTGCTATCCCTATCAGTTTTAGATTCATATTAACTCTCCTTAGCCCAATTATTATTTGATAATGTCGTGCAGTATTATTTGGGTCGCAAGCTAAATAAGGCGCTAGCATGCAACGGTAAAACGTTATCGATTTGGCTGACCAATGAAATTATCCAACCCATATGCAATATAAGACCATAACGTTTTCAATAGGTTAACGTCAATCTATTATCCATTACATACTGTGCTGTTGTCGTGCTTAAAAGGTAGAGTTGATATAGGTATCTAAACGAATGAAGTACATCAAGCCCTGTTGTGAACAGGGCCTGTATTGAGGCGGGTTATAAGTTGGCTTCAGCGTAAATTTTGATGGCGTTAGCGAAATGTTCAGCGGTACCGGCACCATGCTGTTCAAACGCCGCTTTTTGGTGTTCGTCGTTGGCAATTGAGTCGGCCATTTTTAAGAAGCGCTCTTTGTTTATCAACACTGACTTTCCCTGCAACTTGGTCAATGCGAAGTTACTGTACATAAGGTACTCTCTAACAATTAATTGCATCTCTTCTGAGTCTATTGCAAGGGTCTGACAATCGCTGATTTTGCTCATCACTGATTCGGCTTTGTCCTTTAGAGCCATAGTATCTTCTATGCTCATATTCGCCAGTTGCTCCATGCGTTCGTCAACTTTGTCGTCACCAACACGCTCTCGTGCTAACTGTTCTTGTTTTTCTAATTCTGGGTTTTCTTGAAACTCTTTTTCGTCAGTCATCATTGGTTCTCAGTTATTCAAGGTTTAAATCGGTCAGGCCAGCATTTTAGTCGTTAAAAAAATCAATAAGTTGCATCTATTGCTGATTTGTTTGCTTACCAATTGAGCGATAATTTAATGGACATATGCAGGCTGACACAAAAAACGAATATTTGCTTATTATCTGCATCATTTGATAGCAAAAAATTGCCACAATTATGCTTAAATTTTCATTAAAGTATAGTGTTTTTTTTCATCTATACTACTTATAGTTATGGCAGCATAAGCGCCGTCAAATAAGCGTTTTCGACGAACCTAATAAAACGATAAAAAAACACTCATTAGCTACCGGCTTATATCAGTGCAGTGTTTTCAGTTAATGTGTTAGTTATTGGTTAGACTATTGTTTTTCTATCAGTTGAACGTAAAATATCGAACACTATTATTGCATGTATTATTCGTGATGTGGCCATATACCTTTGGCTTCGATCGGATAAAGTCTTTAAGGATTAACTATTGTTTTTCGAAGGTTCTGAAAAAAAAGCAGAAGTGATTGTGAGTGATCAGTTGTCACTGCTTGACGATGTAGATGATAACTTTTGGGCTGAAATGGTTGGTCGCTGTAATGCGCAAATATTGTCGAGTGTTAAAAACGCCGACTGCAAAGCCTATTTGTTGTCTGAATCGAGTCTCTTTGTTTGGAAGGATCGACTGATGATATTGACCTGTGGTGTTACCCGTTTGGTAAACTCTGTCGAGTACGTCATCCAACATTTCGGTATGGACAATATTCAACACGTGTTTTATCAACGCAAAAACGAATATTTCGCGCAGGCGCAATTTAGCTCGTTTGGTGATGATATCAGCTTGTTGTCAGATTATATGCCAGGCAAAGCCTATCGTTTTGGTGAACTCGACGGCCATCATAATTATGTGTTTCATCAAATCAGTGATTATCAGGCTGATAGTGAAGACAAAACTTATGAATTATTGGCTTATCAAATCAGTGACAAAGCCTCAACGATGTTGACCTTACCTGGCTTGCAACCTGAACAAATTCGCAGTTATTTGCAGTTAGAGCAATTATTGCCCGGGTTTGAATTTGATGATTATGTGTTTGACCCATATGGCTACTCAGTCAATGCGATTAAGGGTAGCGATTACTTTACCATCCACATTACCCCGCAAGCAGGCATTAGCTACGTAAGTTTTGAGTCTAATTTAAACTTGATCCGTTTAGCACCAAGCATTTTAACCATATTAGAGCCAGCCTCGTTTGATTTGCTGACCTTTAATGAGCCTGACCTGCAACAACTGATTACCCAATACATTCCGCAACATTATGTCTGCCAATCGAAAGTGGCAGAAACCATGTCAAACGGTTATCAGCTAAGCTTTGTAAACTATATTGCCCCAAAACAACAATTTGCCAAGCCTGCGGTGCTTGATGCAACAGGAGAAAACCATGCACTCTGAGTTATGGATAGAAGAGAAGTTTCAGGACTTTTTGAGCCTGAAAATCAAAGTCGAAAAAGTACTTTTTTCTGGTAAAAGTGACCACCAAACCGTGGATGTTGTGGAAACTCGAGGGCACGGCAAAATGTTACTGAACGATGGTTTGATTATGGTGACTGAACGTGATGAGTTCGCCTACCATGACATGATTGCTCACGTGCCGTTATTTGTGCACCCCAATCCTAAAAACGTATTAATCATTGGTGGCGGTGACGGCGGAACCGCGCGTGAAGTACTGCGTCATAGCGGTGTTGAGAAATGCACCATGGTTGAAATCGATGCTATGGTCGTTAAGGCGTGTCGAGAGCATATTCCACAAACATCATGTGAACTTGATAATCCTCGCCTTGATCTACTGATTGCCGATGGCGTTAAATTTGTCAAAGAAACCAACGAAAAGTTTGATGTCGTGATCATTGATAGCACCGACCCTATCGGCCCCGCAGCGCCGCTTTTTGGCCCAGAGTTTTACCAAGATGTATTCAACTGTATGACGGATGATGGTGTGGTGGTATCACAAGGGGAGTCATCATGGTACGCAATGGATATTCAGCAATCATTATTACATGTCCTAAACAGTGTCTTTCCACAATGCTTTTTGTATAACTTTAGCAACCTCACTTACCCAGGCGGCTTGTGGAGTTTTACCTTTGCATCGAAAAAATATCACCCACTACAAGACTTTAATCTTTCTCGCGTGCACAATTCTGGCCTAGAGTTTGATTATTACAATTGTGCGGTACATAAAGCGGCGTTTAGCTTGCCAAACTTTGCTCGTAAAGGTCTGGAAGGCTTAATTGCCAATGGATAACTAGAACACAAGAGACGACAGAACTTGTCTCATATTTGGATAAATCAATGAAACTCTACGGTTCAACCACATCGCCTTATGCACGACGTATTCGTATTTTCGCCCATAGCATTCCTCTCGAGTTTATCGCGATGGATATTTTCAATGACGATGACCGCAACCTGCTGATTGCTAAAAATCCAACCTTAAAGATTCCATTCTTAGTTGATGATGAACAGTGTATTTTCGACTCTCGCGTTATCTTCAGGTATTTAACGCAAAAGTTTGAACTTACACCGATTTCTTGGCCGCAAGAAAATTTACTGACCTTGGTTGATTCTATTAATGACTCGCTAGTCAGTATGTTTTTGTTAAGTCGCAGTGATATTGATAGCGACCAAGACGCGTTGTTTTTTAATTTGCAAAAACAACGCATAGATAAGGCGATGCACAGTTTAGAAGTGCATTGTAAGGCAGGGCAATTTAATGACTGGCACTATCCAAGCATTTGTTTATTTTGCTTACTTGATTGGATGAGCTTTCGAGAGTTATATGATGTCAGCAAGTTTCACTCTTTATCAGCGTTTCATCAACAGCATCAACAGCGCGAAGATGTGATTACCACAGATCCAAGGTAATCGCTTTTGAGTTAAAAAGCTATTTGCTTATGCTGCAAGGGGTTCAACCTAAACAGACATAAAAAAGGTCGGCGTTGAGCCGACCTTTTGTTGTACATTAACAATGAGTGTTGCCAACATTATCACTTAGAGATTGACACGAATGCCTACTGCAACATCGGTATTGTCATTACCGTCACTGCCATCGGCATTGACATTGTCATTCATTCTCACTTCAGCAAAAACAAAACCAATATCATCTATAAATACGTAATCGGCACCAAGAAATGGATAGCTGATTTCAAAATCATTGTCATCTTCGTCAGATTCTAGATAGTTCATGCCACCATAAAAACCAAAACCACTATTAAAGTTATATCGGATCATCGCTTCATAACCCATAGTATCTAAATAGTTGCCGGTGTCATCCAGTTCATGAAATTCTGACGTTGCAGCGCCAACTGCAATATATAATCCATCTAATAATGTACCGTAAGTTGCCGCTACCGCTGAGATGGTGTCATCTTCAGCGTTGCCTAATCCTATGGCATCCGCTGTACTGTTACCTTCAATTTCGGTTACGTTGTGGGCAACACCCGCCCAAAATTTACCGAAACGATAGGACAGTGAAGCACCGTAACCGTCGCCAATGGTACCTAAACTAACACCATTGAGAGATTCACATAAATCAAAGGCAGCCTGGGTATCGGTTATACCCGCACAATCGGGTAAATCTAATGTGATGTCCTCATCTTGCGCTTGGTATTGTAAGCCGACATTTAAGTTGCCGAAGGATTTGCGCCATGTAATGGCTTGCTCCGCACGACCTGTACCAGACAAACCACCATCGCCACCAAGGTTATAGACACCTAATGCGCTACCACCATAGTAATCAAGTAAATCGGTAACGCCCGTGACATCATAGTAGACACTCCATTGCTTGCCGAAACCAAAGCTACCCCACGTATCGTGGGTCATGTGTATATAGCCGAGACGCGAAGATAAAGTGTCGCCCGCATCACCTGTAGCAACGTTTGAATCATTACCACGAAAACTAACTGAGAAATCTTTATTGCTTTCAAAGTTCATCGCCCACTCGGTAGTGACACCAGCAGTCCAGCCTCCTTGAATCTTACGCGTAAAATCAAGACCCCAACGAGAACCACCGTCAGTGAGTTCATCACTATTGTTATTGCTTTCAAAGGTTAATCGTAAGTAACCACGAGTTGCCACTGATGTTTTATCATCTTTATAAATTTCAATGGCTTGTGTTGTAGAAGAAAGGGCGCACGCGATCGCAGCAACCGCTAAGGACAGCTTTGTTTTCATACCTGAACTCCTCGTCAATGAGTCAATTTTTTATGGTTATTAATAATCAAGTATATGCAAAGATCTTAATTTTTCTTGTTAATTAACAAAATTTTAACTTAAATCAATGGCTAAGCAGGCTGCGTAAACATTTATTGTCGAAAAAAAAACACTATTTTATGCAATTAACAAATTTTTACGCCCTTATAACCTAGAGCTACAAGATATAATTGGTTAGAATATAAAGCATATTCAGGGTCATCAGAGAAGAAGTCGAATATGTTGAACTTAACAGATATCCAGGTAACTCAAAATGAGATCTATCTAGATAACAACGCAACAACGCCAGTATTACCGCAAGCAGCCGAAGCTGCGATTCATACCATGAACATGTGTTACGGTAATCCGAGCTCATCGCATTCAACCGGGATCAAGGCAAAGTATATCCTTGAATCAACCCGTACTTTGACTCGTCAGGTGACCGGTGCAACGGATGGTGAAATTATTTTTACCTCTGGGGCGACAGAAGGTATTCAAACATCAATTATTTCTGCGTTAAACGCGGTTAAAGAAAAGGGCATTCATTCGGCAAATCCGGTGTTGCTCTATGGCGCAACCGAACACAAAGCGGTACCCGAAACATTAAAACATTGGAACAAAATGTTGGGGGTTGGCGCAGACGTTGTGGCGATTCCTGTTGATGAAAACGGTATTCTTGATTTTGAATTTATCGCCGAACATGCCAGCAATGCGCTAATGATTTGTACCATGGCTGCGAATAACGAAACCGGTGTGTTTCAAAATTTAGCCGCGCTCGAAAAAGTTATCCGTGATAATAACCCTGATGTGTTGTGGATGGTCGACTGTGTACAGGCGCTAGGTAAGATTGACTTAGAGCTGTCAAAAACAACCATTGATTACGCACCTTTTAGTGGTCATAAATTATATGGTCCTAAAGGTATCGGCGTTTTGTACGTCCGCCATGGTGCGCCTTACACACCATTTATTGCTGGCGGTGGTCAAGAAAGCGGCTTGCGTTCCGGTACCGAAAACCTACCTGGCATTGCTGCTCTTAACGCGATTTTTAATCTATTGAGTGACGACAATGATGACACCTTTAAGTCACACCAAGTATTAGAGTCATACCGCGCACAATTGGCGAGTACGTTAAAAATCGCATTCCCGGCAATCGTGTATAACCATGACTTTGATTATTCATTGCCAACCACGTTAAATTTCGCCGTTAAAGGCTTAAGCAGCAAAGACATCATGGATGTGTTT belongs to Thalassotalea sp. HSM 43 and includes:
- a CDS encoding 5-carboxymethyl-2-hydroxymuconate Delta-isomerase, producing the protein MPHFVMDCSDSVLKSYDEQFILQQLHRVASASGLFEESDIKVRLTTFKTYSVGNKRDDFIHVFAHIMQGRTTEQKATLSQNMVAKLVSLFPEIANIAMNISDFEKATYCNKAMLIK
- a CDS encoding SIMPL domain-containing protein encodes the protein MNLKLIGIAALCSFSAFAEPELKGSPSELKSFFHPDVKTISITQSAEEIAFKDVAVISMLITTEDKKLAMSLQKNSKLRNDISATLTADGIHSDQIKNSKFSTSPDYGWFGDKPDNYKVANTVTVRIDNELGFQSIAKIVDAHDEVTLINTDFEHSEKDAYIQKAKQSALNKVLAQKDFYAQSLGIDLKAISFNDRSSFEEDDIERIEITGSRIKQASLSDSYQQQSADSSFEKVTYSANVTVTFVVQ
- a CDS encoding TipAS antibiotic-recognition domain-containing protein, with amino-acid sequence MMTDEKEFQENPELEKQEQLARERVGDDKVDERMEQLANMSIEDTMALKDKAESVMSKISDCQTLAIDSEEMQLIVREYLMYSNFALTKLQGKSVLINKERFLKMADSIANDEHQKAAFEQHGAGTAEHFANAIKIYAEANL
- a CDS encoding adenosylmethionine decarboxylase, with protein sequence MFFEGSEKKAEVIVSDQLSLLDDVDDNFWAEMVGRCNAQILSSVKNADCKAYLLSESSLFVWKDRLMILTCGVTRLVNSVEYVIQHFGMDNIQHVFYQRKNEYFAQAQFSSFGDDISLLSDYMPGKAYRFGELDGHHNYVFHQISDYQADSEDKTYELLAYQISDKASTMLTLPGLQPEQIRSYLQLEQLLPGFEFDDYVFDPYGYSVNAIKGSDYFTIHITPQAGISYVSFESNLNLIRLAPSILTILEPASFDLLTFNEPDLQQLITQYIPQHYVCQSKVAETMSNGYQLSFVNYIAPKQQFAKPAVLDATGENHAL
- the speE gene encoding polyamine aminopropyltransferase, translated to MHSELWIEEKFQDFLSLKIKVEKVLFSGKSDHQTVDVVETRGHGKMLLNDGLIMVTERDEFAYHDMIAHVPLFVHPNPKNVLIIGGGDGGTAREVLRHSGVEKCTMVEIDAMVVKACREHIPQTSCELDNPRLDLLIADGVKFVKETNEKFDVVIIDSTDPIGPAAPLFGPEFYQDVFNCMTDDGVVVSQGESSWYAMDIQQSLLHVLNSVFPQCFLYNFSNLTYPGGLWSFTFASKKYHPLQDFNLSRVHNSGLEFDYYNCAVHKAAFSLPNFARKGLEGLIANG
- a CDS encoding glutathione S-transferase family protein; protein product: MKLYGSTTSPYARRIRIFAHSIPLEFIAMDIFNDDDRNLLIAKNPTLKIPFLVDDEQCIFDSRVIFRYLTQKFELTPISWPQENLLTLVDSINDSLVSMFLLSRSDIDSDQDALFFNLQKQRIDKAMHSLEVHCKAGQFNDWHYPSICLFCLLDWMSFRELYDVSKFHSLSAFHQQHQQREDVITTDPR
- a CDS encoding porin, translated to MKTKLSLAVAAIACALSSTTQAIEIYKDDKTSVATRGYLRLTFESNNNSDELTDGGSRWGLDFTRKIQGGWTAGVTTEWAMNFESNKDFSVSFRGNDSNVATGDAGDTLSSRLGYIHMTHDTWGSFGFGKQWSVYYDVTGVTDLLDYYGGSALGVYNLGGDGGLSGTGRAEQAITWRKSFGNLNVGLQYQAQDEDITLDLPDCAGITDTQAAFDLCESLNGVSLGTIGDGYGASLSYRFGKFWAGVAHNVTEIEGNSTADAIGLGNAEDDTISAVAATYGTLLDGLYIAVGAATSEFHELDDTGNYLDTMGYEAMIRYNFNSGFGFYGGMNYLESDEDDNDFEISYPFLGADYVFIDDIGFVFAEVRMNDNVNADGSDGNDNTDVAVGIRVNL